The Phacochoerus africanus isolate WHEZ1 chromosome X, ROS_Pafr_v1, whole genome shotgun sequence genome has a segment encoding these proteins:
- the CT47C1 gene encoding LOW QUALITY PROTEIN: cancer/testis antigen family 47 member A11 (The sequence of the model RefSeq protein was modified relative to this genomic sequence to represent the inferred CDS: substituted 1 base at 1 genomic stop codon) → MSAPRDGDPALSAAGEARASDEVERDSGPSGGDTAPGPGAAGVAGAAGGPGAVALEGGSAEEDIGPAEEEGEGEEGLDMAVDAHQFPMAGFRLMFLDLVHSLLHRIYYNDHILIRPHGGRVMVHPRPRSPGSMALELQGPERPEEGPAEAEATEEAEEEASAWEAAQEELAEEAQDTASVWQLAMEAPAPDSERREEAEEEASAWEAAQEELAEEAQDTASVWQLAMEAPAPDGERREEAEEEASAWEAAQEELAEEAQDTASVWQLAMEAPAPDGERRVKGQKRSPHHRWRPLPPTVSGRRSLWELKATGAQGEPSPLRAFTGSGEPAALCQPRQGSEIIRATHEPTGQYYWVSLLDELGFFFLCLISKSVFFFFTQETTKYQNGKSNEEAQGAESETEKGKFNKNQEEPEKNLGPAEGRPXRPRARSPAHGNKSVPLLAHAPGARHP, encoded by the exons ATGTCGGCCCCGAGAGATGGAGACCCGGCGTTGAGCGCGGCGGGGGAGGCCAGAGCCAGCGATGAGGTGGAGCGCGACTCCGGGCCCAGTGGGGGCGACACGGCCCCGGGCCCTGGGGCAGCGGGAGTCGCAGGGGCGGCGGGAGGCCCAGGGGCGGTGGCCCTGGAGGGCGGGAGCGCTGAGGAGGACATCGGGCCGgccgaggaggagggggagggagaggagggtcTGGACATGGCCGTGGACGCGCACCAGTTCCCCATGGCGGGCTTCCGCCTCATGTTCCTGGATCTGGTGCACTCCCTGCTGCACCGCATCTACTACAACGACCACATCCTCATCCGGCCTCACGGCGGCCGCGTGATGGTGCACCCGCGGCCTCGCTCGCCCGGCAGCATGGCCCTGGAGCTCCAGGGGCCTGAGAGGCCGGAAGAGGGGCCCGCGGAGGCCGAGGCCacggaggaggcggaggaggaggccTCAGCCTGGGAGGCCGCCCAGGAAGAGCTGGCCGAAGAGGCCCAGGACACGGCCAGCGTGTGGCAGCTGGCCATGGAGGCCCCTGCCCCTGACAGTGAGCGgcgggaggaggcggaggaggaggccTCAGCCTGGGAGGCCGCCCAGGAAGAGCTGGCTGAAGAGGCCCAGGACACGGCCAGCGTGTGGCAGCTGGCCATGGAGGCCCCTGCCCCTGACGGTGAGCGgcgggaggaggcggaggaggaggccTCAGCCTGGGAGGCCGCCCAGGAAGAGCTGGCCGAAGAGGCCCAGGACACGGCCAGCGTGTGGCAGCTGGCCATGGAGGCCCCTGCCCCTGACGGTGAGCGGCGGGTGAAGGGGCAAAAGAGGAGTCCCCACCACAGGTGGCGTCCCCTGCCGCCGACGGTGAGCGGCCGCCGGAGCCTGTGGGAACTGAAGGCCACAGGGGCCCAGGGGGAGCCCAGCCCCCTAAGGGCCTTCACGGGTTCGGGGGAACCTGCTGCCCTCTGCCAGCCCCGACAGGGTTCTGAGATTATCCGTGCCACTCATGAGCCCACAGGTCAAT ACTACTGGGTATCACTACTTGATGAACTGGGATTTTTCTTCCTGTGTCTGATCTCAAAATCTGTATTCTTCTTCTTCAcccaagaaacaacaaaatatcagaatggGAAATCCAATGAAGAGGCCCAAGGTGCTGAATCTGAAACAGAAAAAGGGAAGTTtaacaaaaaccaagaagaacCCGAAAAGAATCTGGGCCCAGCCGAGGGCAGGCCCTGAAGACCCAG AGCCAGGAGCCCAGCCCACGGGAACAAGAGTGTGCCCTTGCTAGCCCATGCCCCAGGGGCCCGGCACCCCTGA